One Caretta caretta isolate rCarCar2 chromosome 6, rCarCar1.hap1, whole genome shotgun sequence genomic region harbors:
- the GPX2 gene encoding glutathione peroxidase 2, giving the protein MAHIAKSFYDLSATNIHGEKVDFNNFRGRVVLIENVASLUGTTVRDYTQLNQLQARYPQRLVVLGFPCNQFGYQENCTNEEILNSLKYVRPGAGFEPNFTLFQKCQVNGQDVHPVFAYLKAHLPTPADEPSAFMGDPKFVVWSPLRRDDLSWNFEKFLVGPEGEPFKRYSPKFQTIAIEPDIQRLLKLAK; this is encoded by the exons ATGGCTCACATCGCCAAGTCCTTCTACGACCTCAGCGCCACCAACATCCACGGGGAGAAAGTGGATTTCAACAACTTCCGGGGCCGGGTGGTTTTGATTGAGAACGTGGCATCCCTCTGAGGCACGACGGTGCGGGACTACACCCAGCTGAACCAGCTGCAGGCCCGGTACCCGCAGCGGCTGGTCGTGCTGGGCTTCCCTTGCAACCAGTTTGGCTACCAG GAGAACTGCACCAACGAGGAGATCCTCAACAGCCTGAAGTACGTGCGCCCTGGGGCCGGCTTCGAGCCCAACTTCACCCTCTTCCAGAAATGCCAGGTGAACGGGCAGGACGTGCACCCCGTCTTCGCCTACCTGAAGGCCCACCTGCCCACCCCGGCCGACGAGCCCTCCGCCTTCATGGGCGACCCCAAGTTCGTCGTGTGGAGCCCGCTGCGCCGTGACGACCTCTCCTGGAACTTCGAGAAGTTCCTGGTGGGGCCCGAGGGGGAGCCCTTCAAACGCTACAGCCCCAAGTTCCAGACCATTGCCATCGAGCCCGACATCCAGCGCCTCCTCAAGCTAGCCAAATAG